A segment of the Streptomyces sp. NBC_01235 genome:
CCGCGGCTTCGTCCTCCTCGTCGACGGCCGTACGGGCGCCTCGCTCGCCCCCGCGACCGCGGAGCTCGCCGCCAGGCTCGGCGTGGCCGTCCACCACCTCACCGACCGCCGCCTCACCACGGAGGGGCTCACCGATGTCGGCGGCGTCTACGGGCGCTGGTTCGACGAGACCGGCAGCGCCGCCGTTCTGTGGCGGCCCGACTTCTACATCCTCGGCACCACGGGAGTCCTCTCGGACGTCCCGGCACTTCTCACCACACTTGCCACAGCAGTCGAGCCGGTGCAGGCTCCTGCCACAGTCGGAGAAGGGATCCGGCCATGACCACTCAGTCCAGCCAGTCCAGCAAGTCCGCCCAGTCCACTCGGTCCGCGATACGCCCGCAGGTCCGCGGAATCTCCGCGAGCACGTTCATGCTGCTCGCCGCCTGGGTCGTCGCGTCCCTCGAGGGCTACGACCTCGCCGTGTACGGAGTCTCCGTCCCCGCGATCCTGGGCGACCCCTCGCTCGGCATCGACAAGGCCGAGGCCGGCACCATCGGCTCGCTCGTCGGCATCGGGATGCTGATCGGCGCGGCCCTCGCCGGAGCACTCGTCCACCGCACCGGCCCGCGCCGGCTCCTGCTCACCGGGACCGCCGTGTTCTCGGTCGGGATGGCGGTCTGCGCTGCTGCGGGCGGCGTCCCGTCCTTCGGCGCCGGACGCCTGGTCGTCGGCCTCGGCCTCGGCGTCGTACTGCCGACGATCAACGCCTTCGTCGCCGACCTCAGCGAGCCGGGCCGCCGCAGCCGCAACGTCGCCCTGATCATGAGCGGCTACGCGGCCGGTGCCCTGCTCTCCCCGCTGCTCGGCACCGCCCTGCTGCCCGACGTCTCGTACCGCTGGATGTACGTGATCGGCGTGCTCCCCGTGTTCCTGGCCGTACCGCTCGTGCTGCGGCTCCCGGAGAGCCCGTTCCACCTCAGCCGTACGGGCCGCACGGCCGAGGCCCGGATGGTGGAGGAGCAGCTCGGCCTCGCTCCGTCGGACGCCTCGCCGGCCTCGGACCCGGGCCGCTGGCTCGGCCTCGGCTCGCTGCTGACGGGCGGGCTCGCGGTCTCGACGGTGCTCTTCTGGGCCATGTCCTTCTGCGGACTGCTCCTCGTCTTCGGCATCAGCACCTGGCTGCCCAGCATCATGCAGGCCGCGGGCTTCTCCCTCGGCTCGGCGCTGCTGCAGACGGCGGCGATGTGGCTGGGCGTCGGCGTCGGCGCCATAGTCGGCGGCCGGGTCGCGGACGCGCTCGGTGCCAAGCGTGTGGTGGTCGTCGCGTTCCTGGTCGGCACGCTGAGCCTGGTCGCGATGAGCACCCGCCCGCCGACGCCCGTCATGTTCGTGCTCATGTTCGTCAGCGGGTTCGGGTTCATCGGTTCGCAGATCCTCGGCAACGCGTTCATCGTGACGAGGTATCCGGACGCCGTGCGGGCCAACGGCCTTGCGTGGGCCCTGTCGGTGGGACGTTTCGGCGCGATCGTGGGTCCGTCGCTGGGCGCGTTCGTCCTCACCTCGGGTGCGGGCGTCGAGTGGGCCTTCTACGCCTTCGCCGTACCGGCGCTCGCCGGGGCGTTCGCGGCGGGCGCGGTGCCCCGGGTGCGAGCGGTGGCGGCGTGACGCGGGTCGTCTACGAGTCCTGGGGCCAGAAGGTCGTCTTCGGCTCCGGGACCGCCCGGGAGGACGTGGCGGCCGAGGTCGCCGGGCTGGGCGCGAGCCGGGTCCTGGTGATCGCGGCCGACGGGGAGCGGTCCCTGGCCGAGGACATCTGCAAGGACGTCCCCGTCGTGGCGGTCTTCGGTTCCGTCCGTCCGCACGTGCCGGCCGAGGTGGCCGAGGCCGTGCGGGCGGCCGCCCGCGAGCACGACGCCGACCTGCTGCTGAGCGTCGGCGGCGGATCGACGACGGGCACCGCCAAGGCGGCGGCGCTCACCACCGGGCTGCCGGTCCTCGCCGTCCCCACGACATACGCCGGCTCCGAGGCGACCCCCGTCTGGGGCCTCACCGAGGACGGCCACAAGCGCACCGGCGTCGACCCGAAGGTGCTCCCCCGGGTCGTCGTCTACGACGCGACGCTGATGCTGTCGCTGCCGACCCGCCTGTCGGTGACGTCGGGGCTCAACGCGCTCGCCCACTGCGCCGACGCGTGGTGGGCGCCGCGGCACAACCCGATCAGCTCCGCGCTGGCCGTCGAGGGCGTGCGCTCGCTGGCGTCCGCACTGCCGCGCATCGTCGCCGACGGCCAGGACGTCGCGGCCCGCCGCGAGATCCTCTTCGGCACGTATCTGGGGGCGGTCGCCTTCGCGGGGGCCGGTTCCGGACTGCACCACAAGGTGTGCCACGTCCTCGGCGGCGCGTACGACCTCGAACACGCCGCCCTGCACTCGGTGGTCCTGCCGCACGTGGTCGGCCTCAATCTGCCGGCGGCGCCTGAAGCGGCCCGCAACCTCGGAGCGGCGCTGGACGAACCGACCGACCCCTTCGGGGCGTTGCTCGCTCTCTACGCGAGGCTCGAACCCCCTTGCTCGCTGCGTGAGTTGGGGCTAGCAGAGGAGCAACTCGACCGGGCCGCGGACCTGGTCATGGCACAGGTGCCGGACTCCAACCCACGCCGGGTGACCCGCGACGAGATCCGCGAGCTGCTGGGGCGCGCGTGGCGCGGGGACACTCCGGTGCCGGTCCCCCTTCATACGGAAGAGCCCACCGATGACTGAACAGGAGCTGACCGACAAGGTCGTCGCGAGCTTCGGTGCCGCGAAGGACGAACGGTTCCGCGAGGTCATGCAGGCGCTCGTGCGGCACGCCCACGCGTTCGTGCGGGAGACCAGGCTCACCGACGACGAGTGGGGCGCCGCGATCGAGTTCCTCACCGCCGCCGGTCACATCACGACCGACACCCGCCAGGAGTTCGTCCTCCTCTCGGACGTCCTCGGCATCTCCATGCTCACCGTGGCGGTGAGCGAACCGAGCCTCGGCGATCCGGGTCTCGCCGACTCGACGGAGTCCACGGTCCTCGGCCCGTTCTTCGTCCAGGACGCGCCCGGGATCGAGCTCGGCGGGGACATCGCGGGCGGCGCGAGCGGTGAGCCGTCGTGGGTCAGCGGCCGGGTCACGGACACCGACGGCAACCCGGTCCCCGGGGCCCGCCTCGAGGTGTGGGAGGCCGACGACGACGGCATGTACGACGTCCAGTACGACGACGGCGAACTCGCGGGGCGTGCGCACCTGTTCACCGACGCCGAGGGCCGCTACCGGTTCTGGGGGCTCACCCCCACGCCGTACCCGATCCCGGACGACGGCCCCGTCGGCCGGCTCCTCGACCTCGCCGGCCGCTCTCCGATGCGTGCACCACACCTGCACTTCATGGTGACGGCACCCGGCTTCCGGCGTCTCATCACCCACATCTTCGTCGCGGGCGACGCCATCCTGGACAGCGACTCCGTCTTCGGTGTGAAGGAGTCACTCGTCCGCCCGTTCCACCGTCACGAGGCCGGAACACCGACGCCGGACGGTCGACAGCCGGCGGGCCCGTGGACCTCGACGGCCTTCGACATCGTCCTCAGGAAGGAGTGAGCAGATCCCTCTCGTGTCGATCGGGGCAGGAGGCGGTCGAAGATCCACTGGATCACTGAGCGCACCGCTCCACCCCTGCCCCTGGGGATCTCGGGAGCGAATCCGCACGACAGCCGGGCGCCGCAGCCGCTGGTGTGCGGCGTCCCGCCGACCCGCTCACGCCGCGGCCTGCGCCGCAGGCGTTCGGCCGAGCTCCACGGGGACAGGACACCCCATGCGTCGACGGGGTCAGGCGGCGATGCCGAACAAAAGTCGACTGCTGCGAAGGCGACGGCTTCGTTGAACTCCTGGCGTTGCGTCAAGCAGTGATGAAGTTGGCCAAGCAGCCGTTCGAACAGCCACGTCCTCGCGGCGAGAACCTGCGGCTGCGCGTCGGCGAGCTCGGCGAGTTCGGCGACGAATCGGCTTGCCCGGGCAGATCTATTGACTTCCCCTCGCGTCCGTCACTACCGTCTCGCAGAATTTCGAACGACGTTCGATATTTCGAATAGAGAATATCCCGCATGAGTGCCCAACGGAGGACACCTCTATGCGCTACCGACCCAGACCCGGCACCCGCCTGGTGGCCGCCCTGTGCGGCTCGACGCTGTCCATGGCCCTGTTGACCGGGGGGCCGGGGGCGACCCCCGCCCAGGCGGCCGACGACCCCAACGCGGTCGCGCTCGACAAGGACGCCATCCTCGCCGCCAACCAGCTCGACGAGCGGCAGTGGTACAAGGACAACATTCCTTTCCTCGACACCCCCGACAACGACATCGACGATGTCTACTACTACCGGTGGAGCACCTACAAGCGCGCGCTCCGCTACACCGCGCCGGGCACGGGTTACGTGTCGACCGAGTACGACGTGCCGATCGGCTATGCCGGGAACCCGTACACCGCGCTCCCGGACGCGGCCGGCTACCACCTGCTGGACGGGCGGTGGCTGCGCAACCGGGACTACGCCGGTGACTACCTGGACTTCTGGCTGCGCGGGGCGGGCAACTCGGGCGCCCGCAACTTCAGTGAGTGGATCACGAGCGCCGCGTACCAGCGTTATCTCGTCACCGGGGACGCCGCCCAGATCAAGTCCGCGCTCCCCCACCTCATCGCCCTGTACAAGCGGTGGGACTCCAACCTCGACACCGACGTCACGGTGAACGGCACGCAGTCCACGAGCGACCTGTACCACCAGACCCCGCTGTCCGACGCCACGGAGTACACCGAGACGTCGATGCACAGCAGCAACTGGTTCAGCGGCGGCCGCGGTTACCGGCCCACGATCAACGCGTACATGTTCAGCGCCGCCCAGGCGATCAGCAAGATCGCCACGATGAACGGCGACACGGCGACCGCGAACGAGTACGACGCCAAGGCCGCGCAGCTCAAGACCGCCGTGCAGAACTCGCTGTGGGACCCGCAGCGCAACTTCTTCATGCAGGTCTACAACACGGACAGCACCAACGGCACCCTGAAGCAGACCAGGACGACCTGGCGGGAGCTGATGGGTTACGCCCCCTGGGCGTTCAACCTGCCCGACGCCCAGTACTCGTCGGCGTGGAAGTACCTGACGGACTCCAAGCGGTTCAAGGCGCCCTTCGGGCCCACGACACTGGAGCGGGTGCACGACTTCGAGGCGGAGCAGGCCACCCGCAACCACGCGAACCTCTTCAGCTCCTCGACCGCCTCCAACGGGCAGTACATCGGCCAGATCGACTTCGACGACAGCTACGTCGACTTCACCGTGGACGCGCCCGGCGCCGGGACGTATCCCGTGACCGTGTACTACGCCAACGGCACCAGCGGCACGTCGACCCACAAGCTCATCGTGAACGACGACACCGCCAACCCGATCACGGTCAGCTACGCCCCCACCGGGGCCTGGCAGAGGTTCTCGGAGTCGCAGGCCGTCACCGTGCAGGTCCCCATGAAGGCCGGCGCCAACACGCTGAAGTTCGCCAAGGGCACCAGCTACGCCGAACTCGACCGGATCACGGCGAACCCGTACTTCGACTACCAGGCGATCCCCGCCACGCAGCAGCGTGACGACGCCAACTGCTGCCACTGGAACGGCCCGAGCTGGCCGTACCAGACGAGCCAGGTCCTGACCGGCATGGCGAACCTGCTCCAGGACTACCCGTCGCAGAGCTACGTCACCAAGCAGGACTACCAGACGATGCTGGCGCAGTTCGCCGACCTCCAGCACAAGGACGGCAAGCCCTACATCGCCGAAGCCGCCGACGGTGACACCGGCGAGTGGATCTACGACGGCTTCAACTTCAGCGAGAACTACAACCACTCCAGTTTCAACGACCTGGTGCTCACCGGTCTGCTGGGCATCAAGCCGCAGGCGAACAACACGCTGGTGTTGAAGCCGCTGGTCCCGTCCGGCTGGGACTGGTTCGCGGTGGAGTCCCTGCCCTACCACGGGCACACCTACTCGATCCGCTGGGACCGTGACGGCACGCACTACGGCAAGGGCAGCGGCCTGCAGATCTTCCAGGACGGTCAGCGCATCCAGCAGTCGTCGACGCTCGGGGACACCACGGTGAACGTGGCCGCCCCCGTCACCCCGGCGCCGGCCACTCGGCTGATGAACGTGGCGGCCAACCCGCTGACCGCCGAGCAGGACTGGCTGGGCCGCACCATCACGCAGCCCTATCCGAAGGCCTTCGCCTCCTACACCAACACCGTCTCCAACGGCCCGCACTGCCACAGCGGCCAGACCTGCAAGCCCACCACGTTCGACGCCCCGCTGCGGGCCACCGACGGCTGGATCCGCTACGACAAGATCCCCGACGACCGGTGGACCAACTCCGGCTCGCCGAACGCCACCGACCACCTCGGCGTCGACTTCGGCGCGCCGCGGAAGATCGACGAGGTGAAGTTCTACACCTACGACGACGGCGCGAACATCCGCGTCCCTGCGAGCTACACCGTCCAGTACCTCAGCAACGGCTCGTGGGTGAACGTCCCGAACCAGACCAGGAGCCCGGCCACCCCGGCCGCGAACAACGCCAACGAGGTGACCTTCCCGACGATCACGACCTCGCAGTTCCGGGTCGTCTTCACACCGCAGGCCGGCAAGTTCGTCGGCGTCACCGAGCTGGAGTCCTGGTACCCGGAGACACCGGCCGTGAAGATCATCAACAAGAACAGCAACCTGGAGCTCGGCATCTCCGGTTCCTCGATCGCCCCGGGAGGCGCCGCCCAGCAGCAGACGGCCGACACCACGGCCAACCACTGGTGGAAGATCGTTCCCGCCGAGAACGGCTACTACAAGATCTTCAACACCAACAGCGGCCAGGTGCTCGGCATCAAGGACGCGTCCAAGACGGCCGGCGCCACCGCACTGCAGTGGGGCGACACGCTCACCGTCGACCACCTCTGGTCGATAGTCGACGCGGGCGGCGGCTACTGCAAGATCATCAACAAGAACAGCGGCATGGCCCTGGGCATCCAGGACATGTCCAACGCATCCGGCGCCCAGGCCCTGCAGTGGGACGACAACGGCACCGCCGACCATCTGTGGCGCATCGTCACGGGCGACGGATCCACACCGTTCAACTCCTGACCGACCGTCCGCCGCGCCACGGCCGCCGGCCGGGGTCCGGAACTCCGGATCCCGGCCGGCGCTGTGGCGCCGCGGGGTATACCCCGCGGTGCCCGCACATTGACTCGTGCGCCACGGGGTACGCCTTCACGGTGTTCGCGACGTCGCCTGGCCTCCTGACGGTGGCGGGCAGTATTACGGTCTCCGACCTCGAGTTGCGATCGGCAGGGGCGGCTTCCACCGCTGCCGAAGTGTCCAGATCCGGCGCCGCGCCGCGAACCTGGTGGCCTTGGACGCCCGCAAGCAGCCGATGGACACCCTCGCCGACAAACCCGGCCACTGCCTGTGGACCGGCATCGCCGACGACGACCACGCCGACCCACCACCGGGTCGGCCCACCACCGGGTCGGCCCCTCGGCAACCGCATCACCCACTGGGCACCCTCAACAAGCCGGTGTGCTGCGCCTGGCTCGGTCACCTGCACGGCGATCACGCCCCCGTCACCGTCCACGTAGCCTTGCCGATCTACACTCATCCCTGACGTTTTTACTGGTCAGAAGGCGTAGGCAGTGTCGGCCCTCGTTCGCCTTTGTCGGTCTGTTCCTGTCCTTGCGTCCCGAACGCGTCCCGAATCCGCCGTTGGACAACTACAGTCCGGCCGTGCATGGCGGTCGCCCCAGCTCGGAGAGGGATCTCGAACCCGCCCGCAGCGGATTCTCATTCCCACGCACGGAGGCTCCGCAGGCTCCACCTCGCCTGAGGAGAGCCTCGGCGTTCTGAGCAGACCATGACGCCCTTCCGAAGCGTGGTTGACCTTTTGGCAGGCGCACCTCGGTCGGCGGTTCAATGGGCGCGCCGCAGCGCGGCCCAGCTGCCCCAGCCGGCATGGGCTTCGACGGCCTGCCAGCGTCCGGGCAGAGCGGCTGCGACGTCTGCCGCGGGCAGGTGCAGCGGCCCGTCTTCACCGAGCTGGTTGATCCACAGCAGCACACCGTCAGGCGCCAGGACGCGAGCGATCTCGGCGGGGAACAGGAGCATGTCGATGGCGGCGACGACCGCGATCCGGGCGTCGGCCACCGGCAGGGCGCCGACGTCGGCACGCACCCGCAAGGGCGAGCGCCCGGCGGCTTGACGCAACATCTGCTCCGACAGGTCGACGCTGATCACCTGCGGGAAGAGGCTGGCGAGCAGCGGAGTGAACAGGCCCGTTCCCGAGCCGGCTTCCAGGCAGGGGCCTTGAGGGAACGAGCCGCCGCGGTCCAGTGCGTCGCGCAGGGGATCGTCTCGTCCGGTGGCGCGGGTGGTG
Coding sequences within it:
- a CDS encoding MFS transporter, which encodes MTTQSSQSSKSAQSTRSAIRPQVRGISASTFMLLAAWVVASLEGYDLAVYGVSVPAILGDPSLGIDKAEAGTIGSLVGIGMLIGAALAGALVHRTGPRRLLLTGTAVFSVGMAVCAAAGGVPSFGAGRLVVGLGLGVVLPTINAFVADLSEPGRRSRNVALIMSGYAAGALLSPLLGTALLPDVSYRWMYVIGVLPVFLAVPLVLRLPESPFHLSRTGRTAEARMVEEQLGLAPSDASPASDPGRWLGLGSLLTGGLAVSTVLFWAMSFCGLLLVFGISTWLPSIMQAAGFSLGSALLQTAAMWLGVGVGAIVGGRVADALGAKRVVVVAFLVGTLSLVAMSTRPPTPVMFVLMFVSGFGFIGSQILGNAFIVTRYPDAVRANGLAWALSVGRFGAIVGPSLGAFVLTSGAGVEWAFYAFAVPALAGAFAAGAVPRVRAVAA
- a CDS encoding maleylacetate reductase, producing the protein MTRVVYESWGQKVVFGSGTAREDVAAEVAGLGASRVLVIAADGERSLAEDICKDVPVVAVFGSVRPHVPAEVAEAVRAAAREHDADLLLSVGGGSTTGTAKAAALTTGLPVLAVPTTYAGSEATPVWGLTEDGHKRTGVDPKVLPRVVVYDATLMLSLPTRLSVTSGLNALAHCADAWWAPRHNPISSALAVEGVRSLASALPRIVADGQDVAARREILFGTYLGAVAFAGAGSGLHHKVCHVLGGAYDLEHAALHSVVLPHVVGLNLPAAPEAARNLGAALDEPTDPFGALLALYARLEPPCSLRELGLAEEQLDRAADLVMAQVPDSNPRRVTRDEIRELLGRAWRGDTPVPVPLHTEEPTDD
- a CDS encoding dioxygenase family protein, whose amino-acid sequence is MTEQELTDKVVASFGAAKDERFREVMQALVRHAHAFVRETRLTDDEWGAAIEFLTAAGHITTDTRQEFVLLSDVLGISMLTVAVSEPSLGDPGLADSTESTVLGPFFVQDAPGIELGGDIAGGASGEPSWVSGRVTDTDGNPVPGARLEVWEADDDGMYDVQYDDGELAGRAHLFTDAEGRYRFWGLTPTPYPIPDDGPVGRLLDLAGRSPMRAPHLHFMVTAPGFRRLITHIFVAGDAILDSDSVFGVKESLVRPFHRHEAGTPTPDGRQPAGPWTSTAFDIVLRKE
- a CDS encoding MGH1-like glycoside hydrolase domain-containing protein; the encoded protein is MRYRPRPGTRLVAALCGSTLSMALLTGGPGATPAQAADDPNAVALDKDAILAANQLDERQWYKDNIPFLDTPDNDIDDVYYYRWSTYKRALRYTAPGTGYVSTEYDVPIGYAGNPYTALPDAAGYHLLDGRWLRNRDYAGDYLDFWLRGAGNSGARNFSEWITSAAYQRYLVTGDAAQIKSALPHLIALYKRWDSNLDTDVTVNGTQSTSDLYHQTPLSDATEYTETSMHSSNWFSGGRGYRPTINAYMFSAAQAISKIATMNGDTATANEYDAKAAQLKTAVQNSLWDPQRNFFMQVYNTDSTNGTLKQTRTTWRELMGYAPWAFNLPDAQYSSAWKYLTDSKRFKAPFGPTTLERVHDFEAEQATRNHANLFSSSTASNGQYIGQIDFDDSYVDFTVDAPGAGTYPVTVYYANGTSGTSTHKLIVNDDTANPITVSYAPTGAWQRFSESQAVTVQVPMKAGANTLKFAKGTSYAELDRITANPYFDYQAIPATQQRDDANCCHWNGPSWPYQTSQVLTGMANLLQDYPSQSYVTKQDYQTMLAQFADLQHKDGKPYIAEAADGDTGEWIYDGFNFSENYNHSSFNDLVLTGLLGIKPQANNTLVLKPLVPSGWDWFAVESLPYHGHTYSIRWDRDGTHYGKGSGLQIFQDGQRIQQSSTLGDTTVNVAAPVTPAPATRLMNVAANPLTAEQDWLGRTITQPYPKAFASYTNTVSNGPHCHSGQTCKPTTFDAPLRATDGWIRYDKIPDDRWTNSGSPNATDHLGVDFGAPRKIDEVKFYTYDDGANIRVPASYTVQYLSNGSWVNVPNQTRSPATPAANNANEVTFPTITTSQFRVVFTPQAGKFVGVTELESWYPETPAVKIINKNSNLELGISGSSIAPGGAAQQQTADTTANHWWKIVPAENGYYKIFNTNSGQVLGIKDASKTAGATALQWGDTLTVDHLWSIVDAGGGYCKIINKNSGMALGIQDMSNASGAQALQWDDNGTADHLWRIVTGDGSTPFNS
- a CDS encoding class I SAM-dependent DNA methyltransferase, encoding MNAILPRKWPSPDGKPIPPTETAEVFRAFARDLAAGRRPWDTETAHFVADLFDQLAAEWDTTRATGRDDPLRDALDRGGSFPQGPCLEAGSGTGLFTPLLASLFPQVISVDLSEQMLRQAAGRSPLRVRADVGALPVADARIAVVAAIDMLLFPAEIARVLAPDGVLLWINQLGEDGPLHLPAADVAAALPGRWQAVEAHAGWGSWAALRRAH